A genomic window from Terrirubrum flagellatum includes:
- a CDS encoding ABC transporter substrate-binding protein produces the protein MDRRKFLQSASATMSGTLAAPFVLSPARAQARAETLLIVSESGPNNLDIHGVGTNVPGYEASWNCYDRLISHEMKTGANGAPYYDRDKFKPELAEDMNVGDMSVTFKLKKSATFHDGTPVTAKDVKWSLDRAVEVGGFPTFQMRAGSLEKPEQFVVVDDHTVRVDFLRKDRLTIPDLAVIVPCVVNSELVKKHVTANDPWGLEYTKQNTAGSGAYKVSKWTPGTEVIFERNEQWLGGALPKVRRIIWRMVPSAGNRRALLERGDADISYDLPNKDFAELRSSARLSIISTPYSNGVQYIGMNVNKPPFDNPKVRQAVAYALPYQKIMDAALFGLAAPMYGAPLDRATAIAWPQPHHYSTDIAKAKQLLAEAGYPNGFDTTLSFDLGFAIVNEPICVLAQESLAQIGIRTTINKIPGANWRTELNKKEMPLFTNVFSGWLDYPEYFFFWCYDGQNSVFNTSGYKSSAMDGFIAGARAAAASGDKAAYERDVKGFVDLAFADIPRVPLFQPYVNIAMQKNVDGYQYWFHRRLDYRALTKS, from the coding sequence ATGGATCGCCGCAAATTTCTCCAGTCGGCTTCCGCGACGATGTCGGGGACGCTCGCTGCGCCCTTCGTCCTCTCGCCCGCCAGGGCGCAGGCCCGGGCTGAAACGCTGCTGATCGTTTCCGAGAGCGGCCCCAATAACCTCGACATTCATGGCGTCGGCACGAATGTGCCGGGCTATGAGGCGTCTTGGAACTGTTACGACAGGCTCATCAGCCACGAGATGAAGACGGGCGCGAACGGCGCGCCTTATTATGATCGCGACAAGTTCAAACCCGAACTCGCCGAGGACATGAATGTCGGCGACATGTCGGTCACGTTCAAACTGAAGAAGAGCGCCACGTTCCACGACGGAACGCCGGTGACTGCGAAAGACGTGAAATGGTCGCTTGATCGCGCGGTGGAGGTTGGCGGATTTCCGACATTCCAGATGAGGGCGGGATCGCTGGAGAAGCCGGAGCAGTTTGTCGTCGTTGACGATCATACAGTCCGGGTCGATTTCCTGCGCAAGGACAGGCTTACGATTCCGGATCTCGCCGTGATTGTCCCATGCGTGGTGAATTCCGAGCTGGTGAAGAAACACGTCACCGCGAACGATCCCTGGGGCCTTGAATACACCAAGCAGAACACGGCTGGCTCCGGCGCCTACAAGGTGTCGAAATGGACTCCCGGAACCGAAGTGATCTTCGAGCGCAACGAGCAATGGCTGGGCGGCGCGCTTCCGAAGGTTCGTCGCATCATCTGGCGCATGGTTCCGTCAGCAGGCAACCGGCGCGCGCTTCTGGAGCGCGGCGACGCCGACATTTCCTATGATCTGCCAAACAAGGATTTCGCGGAGCTTAGATCAAGCGCCAGGCTCTCGATCATCTCGACGCCCTATTCGAACGGCGTCCAGTATATCGGCATGAATGTGAACAAGCCGCCCTTCGACAATCCGAAGGTGCGGCAGGCGGTGGCTTATGCGCTGCCCTATCAGAAGATCATGGATGCCGCTTTGTTCGGGCTGGCGGCGCCGATGTATGGCGCGCCCCTCGATCGCGCCACCGCAATCGCCTGGCCGCAGCCGCACCATTACAGCACCGACATCGCCAAAGCGAAGCAATTGCTCGCTGAAGCCGGCTACCCCAACGGCTTCGACACCACGCTGTCATTTGATCTCGGCTTCGCCATCGTCAACGAGCCGATCTGCGTGCTGGCGCAGGAGAGTCTCGCTCAGATCGGCATCAGAACCACGATCAACAAAATTCCCGGCGCGAACTGGCGCACCGAGCTCAACAAGAAAGAGATGCCGCTCTTCACCAACGTCTTTTCGGGCTGGCTCGACTATCCCGAATATTTCTTCTTCTGGTGCTATGACGGCCAGAATTCGGTCTTCAACACGTCGGGCTACAAGAGCTCGGCGATGGACGGATTCATCGCGGGCGCCCGCGCCGCCGCGGCGAGCGGCGACAAGGCCGCCTATGAGCGCGATGTGAAGGGCTTCGTCGATCTGGCGTTCGCTGACATCCCGCGGGTGCCGCTGTTCCAGCCCTACGTCAACATCGCCATGCAGAAGAATGTCGATGGCTACCAGTATTGGTTCCATCGTCGCCTTGACTACCGGGCTCTGACCAAGAGCTGA